From a region of the Cryptosporangium phraense genome:
- the paaC gene encoding 1,2-phenylacetyl-CoA epoxidase subunit PaaC → MDSVYDGLLEGDSSQWAFGTSFEDPLAGVDTTVPSGVEPAELAAYCLMLADDALVASARLSEWCSRAPELEEDIALANMALDLLGQARLLLARAAAADPAVVPLLPAGSPVPAEDALAFFRDVDEFLNVRLAEAPNGDFAHVVVRILLFSSARLAVLQRLRGCGDAVLAAVAAKGVKELTYHRDWSGRWFLTLARGTDESSRRLRGALDSLWPFYPELVVEPPAVCGVLGVDFGGLGAEVDGVLDLVFEVSGVERPRGGGLAGAVGRDGVHTEALSRLLAEMQVVARAHPMGCW, encoded by the coding sequence ATGGACAGCGTGTACGACGGGCTCCTGGAAGGTGACTCCTCCCAGTGGGCGTTCGGTACCTCGTTCGAGGACCCGTTGGCCGGGGTCGACACGACGGTCCCGTCCGGCGTCGAGCCGGCCGAGCTCGCCGCTTACTGTCTGATGCTCGCGGACGACGCTCTGGTCGCGTCCGCCCGGCTCTCGGAATGGTGCAGCCGGGCGCCGGAGCTCGAAGAAGACATCGCGCTGGCGAACATGGCGCTCGATCTGTTGGGCCAGGCGCGGTTGTTGCTGGCCCGAGCGGCGGCGGCCGATCCCGCGGTGGTGCCGCTGCTGCCCGCCGGTTCGCCGGTTCCCGCCGAGGATGCGCTCGCCTTCTTTCGGGACGTCGACGAGTTCCTGAACGTGCGGCTCGCGGAGGCGCCCAATGGGGACTTCGCGCACGTGGTGGTGCGGATTCTGCTGTTCTCGTCGGCTCGGTTGGCGGTGTTGCAGCGGTTGCGGGGGTGCGGTGACGCGGTGCTGGCGGCGGTGGCGGCCAAGGGGGTGAAGGAGCTGACGTATCACCGGGACTGGTCGGGGCGGTGGTTCTTGACGCTCGCGCGGGGCACTGACGAGTCTTCGCGGCGGTTGCGTGGGGCGCTGGATTCGCTGTGGCCGTTCTATCCGGAGTTGGTGGTGGAGCCGCCGGCGGTTTGTGGGGTATTGGGGGTCGACTTCGGTGGGCTGGGGGCGGAGGTCGATGGGGTGCTGGATCTGGTGTTCGAGGTGAGTGGGGTGGAACGGCCGCGGGGTGGGGGGTTGGCTGGGGCTGTTGGGCGGGATGGGGTTCATACGGAGGCGTTGAGTCGGTTGTTGGCGGAGATGCAGGTGGTGGCTCGGGCGCATCCGATGGGGTGTTGGTGA
- the paaA gene encoding 1,2-phenylacetyl-CoA epoxidase subunit PaaA, with product MTLDLQEKFDAVIAHHDRIEPRDWMPEGYRKTLVRQIAQHAHSEIIGMQPEGNWIGRAPSLRRKAILLAKVQDEAGHGLYLYAACETLGVSRDELVEMLLTGRQKYSSIFNYPTLSYADVGTIGWLVDGAAICNQVPLCRTSYGPYGRAMIRICKEESFHQRQGYELLRTMMGGTDAQRQMVQESVDRFWWPSLMMFGPPDEESPNSARSIAWGIKRNGNDELRQRFVDMTVPQAEALGVTLPDPELRWNDERGHYDFGAPDWAELAAVIRGDGPCNAQRLAHRRAAHDDGAWVREAATAFAERSAR from the coding sequence ATGACGCTCGACTTGCAGGAGAAGTTCGACGCCGTCATCGCGCACCACGACCGCATCGAGCCGCGCGACTGGATGCCCGAGGGCTACCGCAAGACGCTCGTGCGGCAGATCGCCCAGCACGCGCACTCCGAGATCATCGGCATGCAGCCCGAGGGCAACTGGATCGGCCGTGCTCCCTCGCTGCGCCGGAAGGCGATCCTGCTCGCCAAGGTGCAGGACGAGGCCGGCCACGGCCTGTACCTGTACGCCGCCTGCGAGACGCTGGGCGTCTCCCGCGACGAACTCGTCGAGATGCTGCTGACCGGCAGACAGAAGTACTCCTCGATCTTCAACTACCCGACGTTGTCCTATGCCGACGTCGGGACGATCGGCTGGCTGGTCGACGGCGCGGCGATCTGCAACCAGGTGCCGCTCTGCCGCACGTCGTACGGCCCGTACGGGCGGGCGATGATCCGCATCTGCAAGGAGGAGTCCTTCCATCAGCGGCAGGGCTACGAACTGCTCCGGACGATGATGGGCGGCACGGACGCGCAGCGACAGATGGTGCAGGAATCTGTGGATAGGTTCTGGTGGCCGTCGCTGATGATGTTCGGCCCGCCCGACGAGGAGTCGCCGAACAGCGCGCGGTCGATCGCCTGGGGCATCAAACGCAACGGCAACGACGAGCTGCGCCAAAGGTTCGTCGACATGACCGTGCCGCAGGCCGAGGCGCTCGGCGTCACGCTGCCCGATCCGGAGCTGCGCTGGAACGACGAGCGCGGCCACTACGACTTCGGGGCGCCCGACTGGGCCGAGCTCGCCGCGGTGATCCGGGGTGACGGTCCCTGCAACGCCCAGCGCCTGGCCCACCGCCGGGCCGCGCACGACGACGGCGCCTGGGTGCGCGAGGCCGCGACCGCGTTCGCCGAGCGGAGCGCGCGGTGA
- the paaB gene encoding 1,2-phenylacetyl-CoA epoxidase subunit PaaB has product MNRRDWPLYEVFVRGKRGLNHVHVGSLHAPDDTMALRHARDVYTRRNEGVSVWVVRADAITASSPDEKDPLFAPSGDKVYRHPTFYEIPADVPHM; this is encoded by the coding sequence GTGAACCGCCGGGACTGGCCCCTCTACGAGGTGTTCGTCCGCGGCAAACGCGGGTTGAACCACGTGCACGTCGGGTCGCTGCACGCGCCCGACGACACGATGGCCCTGCGCCACGCCCGCGACGTCTACACCCGGCGCAACGAGGGCGTCAGCGTGTGGGTGGTGCGGGCCGACGCGATCACCGCGTCCAGCCCGGACGAGAAGGACCCGCTGTTCGCCCCGAGCGGCGACAAGGTCTACCGCCACCCGACGTTCTACGAGATCCCCGCCGACGTTCCGCACATGTGA
- the paaZ gene encoding phenylacetic acid degradation bifunctional protein PaaZ: MLESYAAGHWFRASDEGEPLLDAATGEEVARISGRGLDVGAMTTYAREVGGPAVRALTFHQRAALLKAVAKHLTEQKDELYALSFHTGATTRDTAVDVDGGIGTLFSFASKGTRELPNDTVILDGAPERLGKGGTFVGQHLFTSRPGVAVQINAFNFPVWGMLEKLAPAFLAGLPTIVKPASQTAYLTELTVRRIIEAQLLPEGSLQLIAGSAGRLLDELSVQDSVAFTGSAHTAGILRRHPNVVDGGVVLGVEADSLNCSILGPDVTPDDPEFDLFLEGVVTEMTVKAGQKCTAIRRVLVPENRADAVIEGLRDKLATITVGDPRDPDVRMGALASLGQRDEVRKAVEALRASSDLVIGDPDAAPERGAFLTPLVLRAHPGAAEPHDVEPFGPVSTVLTYDGTAEAVALAARGRGSLAASVVTHDPRVAREVVLGLAPWHGRVLVLDRDDAKESTGHGSPLPVLVHGGPGRAGGGEELGGVRAVVHHLQRTAVQASPDLLTAITGRWTTGAAQRVDAVHPFRKSLADLRVGDTIRSAARTVSREDIDHFAEFTGDTFYAHTDAAAAAKNPLFGGIVAHGYLVVSLAAGLFVEPSPGPVLANYGVDNLRFLTPVKAGDTIAVTLTVKDISPRATADYGEVRWDAVVTNQGGAPVATYDVLTLVAKTWPAS; encoded by the coding sequence ATGCTCGAGAGCTACGCCGCCGGCCACTGGTTCCGCGCCTCGGACGAGGGCGAGCCGCTGCTCGACGCGGCCACCGGCGAGGAGGTCGCCCGCATCTCCGGCCGCGGTCTCGACGTTGGCGCGATGACGACGTACGCCCGCGAGGTCGGTGGTCCGGCCGTCCGAGCCCTCACGTTCCACCAGCGCGCCGCCCTGCTCAAGGCCGTCGCCAAGCACCTCACCGAGCAGAAGGACGAGCTCTACGCGCTGTCCTTCCACACCGGCGCCACCACCCGCGACACGGCGGTGGACGTCGACGGCGGCATCGGCACGCTGTTCAGCTTCGCGAGCAAGGGCACCCGCGAACTCCCGAACGACACCGTGATCCTCGACGGCGCACCCGAGCGCCTGGGCAAGGGGGGCACGTTCGTCGGCCAGCACCTCTTCACGTCCCGGCCCGGCGTCGCGGTACAGATCAACGCGTTCAACTTCCCGGTCTGGGGCATGCTCGAGAAGCTCGCGCCGGCGTTCCTGGCCGGGCTCCCGACGATCGTCAAGCCGGCGAGCCAGACCGCGTACCTCACCGAGCTGACGGTCCGCCGCATCATCGAGGCGCAACTCCTGCCCGAGGGCTCGCTGCAGCTCATCGCGGGCAGCGCCGGCCGCCTCCTCGACGAGCTGAGCGTGCAGGATTCGGTCGCGTTCACCGGTTCCGCGCACACCGCGGGCATCCTCCGCCGCCACCCCAACGTCGTCGACGGGGGAGTGGTGCTCGGCGTCGAGGCCGACTCGCTGAACTGCTCGATCCTCGGCCCCGACGTCACTCCCGACGACCCCGAGTTCGACCTGTTCCTCGAGGGCGTCGTCACCGAAATGACCGTCAAGGCCGGCCAGAAATGCACCGCGATCCGGCGGGTGCTCGTCCCGGAGAACCGGGCCGACGCGGTGATCGAGGGTCTCCGCGACAAGCTGGCCACGATCACCGTCGGTGACCCGCGCGACCCCGACGTCCGGATGGGCGCGCTCGCGAGCCTCGGCCAGCGCGACGAGGTCCGCAAGGCCGTCGAGGCGCTGCGCGCCTCCTCCGATCTCGTGATCGGCGATCCCGACGCCGCGCCCGAGCGCGGCGCGTTCCTGACCCCGCTGGTGCTGCGCGCCCATCCCGGCGCCGCCGAGCCGCACGACGTCGAACCGTTCGGCCCGGTCAGCACCGTCCTCACCTACGACGGCACGGCCGAGGCCGTCGCGCTCGCCGCCCGGGGCCGGGGCAGCCTCGCCGCCAGCGTCGTCACCCACGATCCGCGCGTCGCCCGCGAGGTCGTCCTCGGCCTCGCGCCCTGGCACGGCCGGGTGCTGGTCCTCGACCGCGACGACGCCAAGGAGTCCACCGGCCACGGCTCCCCGCTGCCGGTGCTCGTCCACGGTGGCCCCGGTCGGGCCGGGGGAGGTGAGGAACTCGGCGGCGTCCGCGCGGTCGTGCACCACCTGCAGCGCACCGCGGTCCAGGCGTCCCCCGACCTGCTCACCGCGATCACCGGCCGTTGGACCACCGGCGCCGCGCAGCGCGTCGACGCCGTTCACCCGTTCCGCAAGAGCCTCGCCGACCTGCGCGTCGGCGACACGATCCGGTCCGCTGCGCGGACCGTCTCCCGCGAAGACATCGACCACTTCGCCGAGTTCACCGGTGACACGTTCTATGCCCATACGGACGCCGCGGCCGCGGCGAAGAACCCGCTGTTCGGCGGCATCGTCGCGCACGGCTATCTCGTCGTGTCGCTGGCCGCCGGGCTGTTCGTCGAGCCGTCGCCCGGGCCGGTGCTGGCCAACTACGGGGTCGACAACCTGCGCTTTCTCACGCCGGTCAAGGCCGGTGACACGATCGCGGTCACGCTGACCGTCAAGGACATCTCGCCCCGCGCCACCGCCGACTACGGCGAGGTGCGCTGGGACGCGGTCGTGACGAACCAGGGCGGCGCCCCGGTCGCGACGTACGACGTGCTGACGCTGGTCG